The proteins below are encoded in one region of Neoasaia chiangmaiensis:
- a CDS encoding DedA family protein has product MFESMGLPLPAESIIIGSSLYAASTHHMEIRWIVVAAVTGAIMGDNFGYLIGRAVGYRLLQHYGKKVGLTEDRLTLGRYLFKRHGGLVVFVGRFVAVLRVFVALLAGANRMPWGSFLWHNALGGIAWAGGYAIGAYLLGHEILRLSGPLAIGVGTIVTIALGIALVFLKRNEKRLTEEALRDAEQEEHGGGWNRRKKASS; this is encoded by the coding sequence ATGTTCGAAAGCATGGGACTGCCACTCCCCGCCGAAAGCATCATCATCGGCTCATCGCTCTACGCCGCCAGCACCCATCACATGGAAATCCGCTGGATCGTCGTGGCCGCCGTCACCGGCGCGATCATGGGCGACAATTTCGGCTACCTGATCGGCCGCGCCGTTGGCTACCGCCTGCTGCAACATTACGGCAAGAAAGTCGGCCTGACGGAAGACCGCCTGACACTCGGCCGCTATCTCTTCAAACGCCACGGCGGCCTCGTCGTCTTCGTCGGCCGCTTCGTCGCCGTGCTGCGCGTGTTCGTCGCCCTGCTGGCCGGCGCGAACCGAATGCCCTGGGGATCGTTTCTCTGGCACAACGCGCTCGGCGGCATCGCCTGGGCCGGCGGCTACGCGATCGGGGCCTATCTCCTGGGCCACGAAATCCTCAGGCTGTCCGGCCCCCTGGCGATCGGCGTCGGGACGATCGTCACCATCGCCCTCGGCATCGCCCTGGTCTTCCTCAAGCGCAACGAAAAGCGCCTGACCGAGGAAGCCCTTCGCGACGCGGAACAGGAGGAACACGGTGGCGGCTGGAACCGCAGGAAAAAGGCCTCGTCATGA
- a CDS encoding alpha/beta hydrolase family protein — protein MFILKVMSDPARSSSRSAGFWSSWVTPELVAGRTIGLSDLQVAGDRVYWLETRPQEGRVMLVSCDAGVEGRPRDELPPARDVGSSVHEYGGGGYAVAPDGRLVISDRRENGVWLRDGDGSWHRLGGASGSRYADFAFDPAGDGVFCVCEAHDGPGEPVASVMWFGHDGVARVLASGADFYAAPRPSPDGGFLAWIEWDHPDMPWDATRLRLASLARPGDGLRLAEARCLMADVPASSIVEPVWTPDGGLLANSDALGGWRPVRFDRRDDWRGEWLPDPRAEVGLPHWIFGQRTLAPLPDGRLLALGIRDGLNNVLLLEDGVWRDVALGAPVWCPLPVGHDFAWIDAPPDRPSAVAVGRPGMPLRRVRAALALPDGVVAADIAVPSPLVFPTAGGMRAHALFYRPASANASLAPDEKPPLVVMAHGGPTGRANPAFSFKVQWWTSRGFAVLDVNYRGSTGFGRAYRQALDGAWGVADVEDCLHAVAYVLEEGWADPARVVIRGSSAGGLTVLQCLARSRLFAAGTSLYGVTDLRALAQETHKFEARYLDRLIGPYPGAEAVYLARSPVTHAGGISAPVLFLHGDQDRVVPLGQAEQMVALLLGQGNRAEMHVYPEEGHGFRQQATLMDSFEREAAFYRDIFTAAG, from the coding sequence ATGTTTATTTTGAAGGTTATGTCCGATCCTGCCCGTTCTTCGTCCCGTTCCGCCGGCTTCTGGTCTTCCTGGGTCACGCCGGAACTCGTTGCCGGGCGCACCATTGGCCTGTCCGATCTACAGGTTGCGGGAGACCGCGTGTACTGGCTGGAAACGCGGCCGCAGGAAGGGCGGGTGATGCTCGTCTCCTGCGATGCGGGAGTGGAAGGGCGGCCGCGTGACGAGCTTCCGCCAGCCCGTGACGTGGGGTCGAGCGTGCATGAATATGGCGGTGGCGGCTATGCGGTCGCGCCGGATGGGCGCCTCGTCATCAGCGATCGGCGGGAAAACGGCGTCTGGCTGCGCGATGGCGATGGCTCGTGGCATCGGCTTGGTGGCGCGTCGGGCAGCCGCTATGCGGATTTCGCTTTCGATCCGGCGGGTGACGGCGTCTTTTGTGTATGTGAGGCGCATGACGGGCCGGGTGAGCCGGTGGCGTCGGTCATGTGGTTCGGTCATGACGGGGTGGCGCGGGTGCTGGCATCGGGCGCGGATTTCTATGCCGCGCCGCGTCCCTCTCCCGATGGCGGATTTCTTGCATGGATCGAGTGGGACCATCCGGACATGCCGTGGGACGCCACGCGATTGCGGCTGGCATCGCTGGCCCGTCCGGGTGACGGCCTGAGACTGGCCGAGGCGCGCTGCCTGATGGCGGATGTGCCGGCATCCAGCATTGTCGAGCCGGTCTGGACGCCGGATGGCGGGCTGCTGGCCAATTCGGACGCGCTGGGTGGCTGGCGTCCGGTCCGTTTCGATCGTCGGGATGACTGGCGGGGAGAATGGCTGCCCGACCCGCGTGCCGAGGTCGGTCTGCCGCACTGGATTTTCGGCCAGAGGACGCTGGCGCCCCTGCCCGATGGTCGCCTGCTCGCGCTGGGCATTCGCGATGGCCTGAACAATGTGCTGCTGCTGGAGGATGGTGTCTGGCGCGATGTGGCGCTGGGCGCGCCGGTATGGTGTCCGTTGCCGGTCGGCCATGATTTCGCGTGGATCGACGCGCCGCCGGATCGGCCTTCGGCTGTGGCGGTCGGGCGACCGGGGATGCCGTTGCGCCGGGTGCGCGCGGCGCTCGCCCTGCCGGATGGTGTCGTGGCGGCGGATATCGCCGTGCCCTCGCCCCTGGTCTTTCCGACGGCCGGTGGCATGCGGGCTCATGCGCTGTTCTATCGTCCGGCCAGCGCCAACGCCTCGCTGGCGCCGGATGAGAAGCCGCCGCTGGTGGTCATGGCGCATGGTGGCCCGACCGGGCGCGCCAATCCGGCCTTCTCCTTCAAGGTCCAGTGGTGGACGTCGCGCGGTTTTGCCGTGCTGGATGTGAACTATCGGGGTTCGACGGGGTTCGGACGGGCCTATCGGCAGGCGCTGGATGGTGCGTGGGGCGTGGCGGATGTGGAGGATTGCCTGCATGCCGTTGCCTATGTGCTGGAGGAAGGTTGGGCCGATCCGGCGCGCGTCGTCATTCGTGGCAGCAGTGCCGGGGGGCTGACGGTGCTGCAATGTCTGGCGCGATCCCGGCTCTTCGCGGCGGGGACGTCGCTTTATGGCGTGACGGATCTGCGGGCGCTGGCGCAGGAGACGCACAAGTTCGAGGCGCGATATCTGGACCGGTTGATCGGTCCCTATCCGGGCGCGGAGGCTGTTTATCTCGCGCGGTCGCCGGTGACGCATGCCGGTGGCATTTCGGCGCCCGTCCTGTTCCTGCACGGCGATCAGGACCGGGTGGTGCCGCTCGGGCAGGCGGAACAGATGGTTGCGTTACTGCTCGGGCAGGGCAACCGGGCGGAGATGCATGTCTATCCGGAGGAAGGGCATGGTTTTCGCCAACAGGCGACGTTGATGGACAGTTTCGAGCGCGAGGCTGCTTTCTACCGGGATATCTTCACAGCCGCCGGATAA
- a CDS encoding MATE family efflux transporter, with protein sequence MRHVAVMAGTGAIGMMAVFAVDLLNFYYISRLRDPALTAAIGFAGAIGYVQIAVSIGMTIGLGAVTGRLIGARQARRARRLASAFLVVMFGTALVLGMTTALLADWLLGLLGATGEARAQAAHFLHIVAPALPLVCMGMAQSALLRSVGDARRAMQVTLVGAIASAILDPIMIFVLHWALTGAAISTLLSRSAVIVAGFVSLRGHHMLERPRRRAIRPATRRIGKVALPAIATNLATPIGTLFTTHFMSRFGLNAISGQATIDRIVPVAFALVFALTGSVGPIMSQNLGAGLPHRVRETLGAALKLTALCVLTTWAVLAVFHNTVIQLFGIHGVGADIVRLFCCWLVASYFFIGLLFVANTAFNNLGHPLYSTGFNWGRATFGTIPFVWIGAHYGPIGILYGQSLGVVIIGTMAVLTAFRVIRRL encoded by the coding sequence ATGCGCCACGTCGCGGTCATGGCCGGCACGGGCGCCATCGGCATGATGGCGGTCTTCGCCGTCGACCTGCTGAATTTCTACTACATCTCGCGCCTGCGCGATCCGGCGCTGACAGCGGCCATCGGCTTCGCCGGCGCCATCGGTTACGTCCAGATCGCCGTCTCCATCGGCATGACCATCGGCCTCGGCGCCGTCACGGGCCGGCTGATCGGCGCACGCCAGGCCCGCCGCGCCCGGCGGCTGGCGTCAGCCTTCCTCGTCGTCATGTTCGGCACGGCGCTGGTGCTGGGCATGACCACCGCATTGCTCGCCGACTGGCTGCTTGGCCTGCTCGGTGCCACTGGCGAGGCACGCGCGCAGGCCGCGCATTTCCTGCATATCGTCGCCCCAGCCCTGCCGCTCGTCTGCATGGGCATGGCGCAGTCCGCCCTGCTGCGCTCGGTCGGCGATGCGCGGCGCGCCATGCAGGTCACGCTGGTCGGCGCGATCGCCTCCGCCATTCTCGACCCGATCATGATCTTCGTGCTGCACTGGGCGCTCACCGGCGCGGCGATCTCGACCCTGCTGTCCCGCTCCGCCGTCATCGTCGCCGGTTTCGTCAGCCTGCGCGGCCATCACATGCTCGAACGGCCCAGACGGCGCGCCATCCGCCCCGCTACCCGGCGCATCGGCAAGGTCGCGCTGCCAGCCATCGCAACGAACCTCGCCACGCCGATCGGCACCCTGTTCACCACGCATTTCATGTCCCGCTTCGGCCTGAACGCCATCTCCGGCCAGGCCACGATCGACCGCATCGTGCCGGTGGCCTTCGCCCTGGTCTTCGCGCTGACCGGCTCCGTCGGGCCGATCATGTCGCAGAATCTCGGCGCCGGCCTGCCCCACCGCGTGCGCGAAACGCTCGGCGCGGCACTGAAGCTGACGGCGCTCTGCGTGCTGACCACATGGGCCGTACTCGCCGTGTTCCACAACACGGTCATCCAGCTTTTCGGCATCCACGGCGTCGGCGCGGACATCGTGCGCCTGTTCTGCTGCTGGTTGGTGGCAAGCTACTTCTTCATCGGCCTGCTGTTCGTCGCCAACACGGCCTTCAACAATCTCGGCCACCCGCTCTATTCCACCGGCTTCAACTGGGGGCGCGCGACCTTCGGGACGATCCCTTTCGTCTGGATCGGCGCGCATTACGGGCCGATCGGCATCCTCTACGGCCAGTCCCTCGGCGTCGTCATCATCGGCACCATGGCCGTGCTGACCGCCTTCCGCGTTATCCGGCGGCTGTGA
- the flgE gene encoding flagellar hook protein FlgE: MSIFGSVTTAVSGLNAQSKAFSNLSNNIANSQTVGYKATSTSFQDYVTGEQDFSSAIGGNDTVQANTDQHNDMQGTVSASTNSLALAISGNGFFNVQEVSGNANSATPGFDTQQYYTRNGDFSQNAQGYLVNTSGAFLDGYQVDAQGQMSTRLAPIQIRDVAFRPTQSTTMTLSGAIGALGKTGQTNTSQATAYDGNGHAQPVTLNWTQNATDAQTGAQQWTVSNAANPADATTVRFDSSGKLLAVGDTTGSGETGSFSFKGSPQDMTVDLGTIGGDAGVTLAGVGGNVQNGLPMTTDSVTSGNYQGLAMRSDGSIMATFDNGQSQLVGKIPLATFANVNGLSPQDGQNYVATAASGAATQNAVGVGGAGALDTGSVEGSTTDLTNDLSQLIVAQQAYGANTKVVTTADQLMQTTIAMIQ; this comes from the coding sequence ATGTCTATTTTCGGTTCGGTGACGACGGCGGTCAGTGGTCTGAATGCGCAGTCCAAGGCATTCAGCAATCTGAGCAACAATATCGCCAACAGCCAGACCGTCGGATACAAGGCGACATCGACCTCGTTTCAGGATTACGTCACGGGCGAACAGGATTTTTCCTCGGCGATCGGTGGCAACGACACCGTGCAGGCCAATACCGACCAGCATAACGACATGCAGGGTACTGTCAGCGCGAGCACGAACAGCCTGGCGCTCGCTATTTCGGGCAATGGCTTCTTCAATGTTCAGGAGGTGAGCGGAAACGCCAACAGCGCGACGCCGGGTTTCGATACGCAGCAGTATTACACGCGGAATGGCGATTTTTCGCAGAACGCGCAGGGATATCTGGTCAACACATCCGGTGCGTTTCTCGACGGATACCAGGTCGATGCACAGGGGCAGATGAGCACCAGGCTGGCGCCGATCCAGATCAGGGACGTGGCGTTCAGGCCCACGCAGAGTACGACGATGACGCTCAGCGGCGCGATCGGCGCACTGGGAAAAACCGGCCAGACCAACACGTCACAGGCGACGGCCTATGATGGCAACGGCCATGCCCAGCCGGTCACGCTCAACTGGACGCAGAATGCGACGGACGCCCAGACCGGCGCCCAGCAGTGGACGGTCAGCAATGCGGCCAATCCTGCCGATGCCACGACGGTGCGCTTCGACAGCAGTGGCAAGCTGCTGGCCGTCGGCGATACGACCGGCAGCGGCGAGACAGGAAGCTTTTCGTTCAAGGGATCGCCGCAGGACATGACGGTCGATCTCGGGACGATCGGTGGCGATGCGGGCGTGACGCTGGCGGGTGTGGGCGGGAATGTCCAGAATGGCCTGCCGATGACGACGGACAGCGTGACCTCCGGCAATTATCAGGGGCTGGCCATGCGTTCGGATGGATCGATCATGGCCACCTTCGATAATGGACAGTCGCAGCTTGTCGGCAAGATTCCCCTGGCCACCTTCGCCAACGTCAATGGGCTCTCGCCGCAGGACGGGCAGAATTACGTCGCGACGGCCGCCTCCGGTGCCGCGACGCAGAACGCGGTTGGCGTGGGGGGAGCCGGCGCGCTCGATACGGGGTCGGTCGAAGGCTCGACGACCGATCTGACGAACGACCTATCGCAACTGATCGTGGCGCAGCAGGCCTATGGCGCGAACACGAAGGTCGTCACCACGGCGGACCAGTTGATGCAGACCACGATTGCGATGATCCAGTAA